One stretch of Streptomyces sp. NBC_01142 DNA includes these proteins:
- a CDS encoding BTAD domain-containing putative transcriptional regulator — protein MHFSVLGTTQVLHDDGTPVALGGARLRALLTVLALRAGRTVPVGVLVDEVWDGDPPTDAVGAVQALVGRLRRALGHAAVASADGGYRLCADGEDVDLRRFDRLAGEGARAHEQGDAVKAVALLDDALALWRGPALADLPDRTAEAARWEARRLDARRGRCAAALALRRAEEILPELVALCGEHPLDEPLQVLRIRALRDAGRAAQALAAYEEVRTDFADRLGADPGHELRALYGELLSPASVPVPAPVPVPAPVAVPAPAPAPGSLFAEADRLPRTPPPRRAATAAPHGNLRARLTSFVGREADIDAIHGDLSGARLVTLLGPGGAGKTRLSQEAAERAVSGPQSPWPDGVWLAELAPVDDPENVPEAVLTALGARETVLRGVGAEELRAAERHGDDVLIRLAEHCSRRRMLLLLDNCEHVVGAAAALAERLLESCPGLTVLATSREPLGVPGELVRPVDPLPDPMALRLLAERGASARPGFRIDADEATAAAAAEICRRLDGLPLAIELAAARLRMLTPRQIADRLDDRFRLLTNGSRTVLPRQQTLRAVVDWSWGLLEEPERAVLRRLSVFAGGCDLPAAEEVCATPQGPAEPASGAHETEPPTPGPPAPAPPAPVAVAAPDVAGVLGSLIDKSLVVAVPTSDGQMRYRLLETVAEYAAERLDEARERVAVEHRHLLHYRELARTTDPLLRGHGQRAALERLQLEYENLRTALRRAVAARDEQEALHLVLSLTWYWQMKDLRTEARHWATAAGDLGPDPFAPPAEPAPPVFERFTDAPPPMSPELLQEARRGAALVRMVLMGYDIDEWISPERMEKLRRVTQIYRPGLPQTCRPPGSHWFIAVVITGDTEQLQEMLNGTVDACRAYGYEWELAVSLQARANVLANRSAWAGDAAGDADEALEIFTRLGDAWGAAEALSARGEARERSGEYELAAADFTAAIGYAEQIGAQAQTAVLRSRLGGNLMETGEAERGEALLREVLATGTSAGHESTAIARLLLAMWLGRTGRSQEARAEVELLLEQFRSSAFAIFEGMVIGFLAWLDLRDGQYELSLDRVRTALAKAQDPLTRMVAPQMPSVYMVTAAQALALGRPERARDAARLLGTSDALLPRGHFAPQYERENRADAEAAVRVALDAAAYEAAYTEGGGLTPEEAAALV, from the coding sequence GTGCACTTTTCCGTTCTCGGCACCACCCAGGTACTCCACGACGACGGCACACCCGTCGCGCTCGGCGGAGCGCGGCTGCGCGCGCTGCTGACCGTGCTGGCGCTGCGGGCGGGGCGTACGGTCCCGGTCGGCGTCCTGGTCGACGAGGTGTGGGACGGCGACCCGCCGACGGATGCGGTGGGCGCGGTGCAGGCGCTGGTCGGGCGGCTGAGGCGGGCGCTGGGGCACGCGGCGGTGGCCTCGGCGGACGGCGGCTACCGGCTGTGCGCGGACGGCGAGGACGTGGACCTGCGCCGTTTCGACCGCCTGGCGGGGGAGGGGGCGCGGGCCCACGAGCAGGGCGACGCGGTCAAGGCCGTGGCGCTCCTCGACGACGCCCTCGCGCTGTGGCGGGGGCCGGCCCTGGCTGATCTGCCCGACCGTACGGCCGAGGCGGCGCGCTGGGAGGCACGCCGCCTGGACGCCCGCCGCGGGCGCTGTGCGGCGGCGCTCGCGCTGCGCCGGGCGGAGGAGATCCTGCCGGAGCTCGTCGCGCTCTGCGGGGAGCACCCGCTGGACGAGCCGCTTCAGGTGCTGCGGATCCGCGCGCTGCGGGACGCGGGGCGGGCGGCGCAGGCGCTGGCGGCGTACGAGGAGGTGCGCACGGATTTCGCCGACCGGCTGGGCGCGGACCCGGGCCATGAACTGCGGGCGCTGTACGGTGAGTTGCTTTCCCCGGCATCGGTTCCTGTCCCGGCGCCTGTTCCTGTCCCGGCACCGGTCGCTGTCCCGGCCCCTGCTCCTGCTCCTGGCTCGCTCTTTGCCGAAGCCGACCGGCTGCCCCGCACCCCGCCGCCCCGCCGGGCGGCAACCGCGGCCCCGCACGGAAATCTGCGGGCGCGGCTGACCTCCTTCGTCGGGCGCGAGGCCGACATCGACGCCATCCACGGCGATCTCTCCGGGGCTCGCCTCGTCACTCTGCTCGGGCCCGGCGGGGCCGGGAAGACCCGGCTGTCGCAGGAGGCCGCCGAGCGTGCCGTGAGCGGTCCGCAGAGCCCGTGGCCCGACGGGGTCTGGCTGGCCGAACTCGCGCCTGTGGACGACCCGGAGAATGTGCCCGAGGCCGTTCTCACTGCCCTCGGCGCGCGCGAGACTGTGCTGCGCGGGGTCGGTGCGGAGGAGCTGCGCGCCGCCGAGAGACACGGTGACGACGTCCTCATACGGCTGGCCGAGCACTGCTCCCGGCGGCGCATGCTGCTGCTCCTCGACAACTGCGAGCATGTCGTCGGGGCCGCCGCGGCGCTGGCCGAGCGGCTGCTGGAGAGCTGCCCGGGCCTGACGGTGCTGGCGACCAGCCGCGAACCGCTGGGCGTGCCGGGCGAGTTGGTGCGCCCGGTGGACCCGCTGCCCGACCCGATGGCGCTGCGCCTCCTCGCGGAGAGGGGCGCGTCGGCCAGGCCGGGCTTCCGGATCGACGCGGACGAGGCCACCGCCGCGGCGGCCGCCGAGATCTGCCGTCGCCTCGACGGACTCCCTCTCGCGATCGAACTCGCCGCGGCCCGCCTGCGGATGCTCACCCCGCGCCAGATCGCCGACCGTCTCGACGACCGCTTCCGCCTGCTGACCAACGGGAGCCGCACCGTACTGCCGCGCCAGCAGACACTGCGCGCCGTCGTCGACTGGTCCTGGGGACTCCTCGAGGAACCCGAACGCGCGGTCCTGCGAAGGCTGTCGGTGTTCGCGGGAGGCTGCGACCTCCCGGCGGCCGAAGAGGTCTGCGCAACCCCGCAGGGACCGGCCGAGCCCGCGAGTGGCGCCCACGAGACAGAGCCGCCCACTCCGGGCCCGCCCGCTCCGGCCCCGCCGGCCCCCGTGGCCGTCGCCGCTCCCGACGTCGCCGGCGTCCTCGGGTCACTCATCGACAAGTCCCTCGTCGTCGCCGTGCCCACCTCCGACGGCCAGATGCGCTACCGGCTTCTGGAGACCGTCGCCGAGTACGCCGCCGAGCGGCTCGACGAGGCCCGCGAGCGCGTCGCCGTCGAGCACCGGCACCTTCTGCACTACCGGGAGCTGGCCCGCACCACCGACCCACTCCTGCGCGGGCACGGGCAGCGTGCCGCCCTCGAGCGGCTGCAGCTGGAGTACGAGAATCTGCGCACCGCCCTCCGCCGCGCCGTCGCCGCCCGCGACGAGCAGGAGGCACTCCACCTCGTCCTCTCGCTGACCTGGTACTGGCAGATGAAGGATCTGCGCACCGAGGCCCGGCACTGGGCCACCGCGGCGGGCGATCTCGGCCCCGACCCGTTCGCGCCGCCCGCCGAGCCCGCGCCACCGGTCTTCGAGCGCTTCACGGACGCGCCGCCGCCCATGTCGCCCGAACTGCTGCAAGAGGCCAGGCGTGGTGCGGCGCTGGTCCGCATGGTCCTCATGGGCTACGACATCGACGAGTGGATCTCACCGGAGAGGATGGAGAAGCTCCGCAGGGTCACCCAGATCTACCGGCCCGGGCTGCCGCAGACCTGCCGGCCCCCGGGATCGCACTGGTTCATCGCCGTTGTGATCACCGGAGACACCGAGCAGCTCCAGGAAATGCTGAACGGAACCGTCGACGCCTGCCGCGCATACGGATACGAGTGGGAGCTCGCCGTATCGCTCCAGGCGCGGGCCAACGTCCTCGCCAATCGCAGTGCGTGGGCCGGGGACGCGGCCGGCGACGCCGACGAGGCACTGGAAATCTTCACCCGGCTCGGCGATGCCTGGGGCGCGGCCGAGGCCCTGTCGGCGCGCGGCGAGGCGCGCGAGCGGAGTGGCGAGTACGAGCTGGCCGCGGCGGACTTCACGGCCGCCATCGGGTACGCGGAACAGATCGGGGCCCAGGCCCAGACCGCCGTGCTGCGCTCCCGCCTCGGCGGGAATCTGATGGAGACCGGCGAGGCCGAGCGCGGCGAGGCGCTGCTCCGCGAGGTGCTGGCCACGGGCACGAGTGCGGGGCACGAGTCGACGGCCATCGCTCGGCTGCTGCTCGCCATGTGGCTGGGCCGCACCGGCCGCAGCCAGGAGGCGCGCGCCGAGGTCGAGCTGCTGCTCGAGCAGTTCCGGTCCAGCGCCTTTGCGATCTTCGAGGGCATGGTGATCGGCTTCCTCGCCTGGCTGGACCTCCGGGACGGCCAGTACGAACTGTCGCTGGACCGGGTCCGTACGGCACTGGCAAAGGCGCAGGATCCGCTGACCCGGATGGTCGCGCCGCAGATGCCGTCCGTGTACATGGTGACCGCCGCCCAGGCGCTGGCCCTGGGACGCCCGGAGCGTGCGCGGGACGCGGCCCGGTTGCTCGGCACGTCCGACGCCCTGCT
- a CDS encoding site-2 protease family protein has product MTTATSRHSDRRISPVFLGIVAVMAVTGWAVWTDFSASAGLAVFLFVTSAWIVSLCLHEYAHARTALHGGDISIGAKGYLTLNPLKYTHALLSIVLPVVFVIMGGIGLPGGAVFIERGRIRGRWKHSLISAAGPLTNALFAAVCTAPFWLDALDGVPPVFRFALAFLALLQVTAAILNFLPVPGLDGYGVIEPWLSYRIRRQVEPIAPFGMLAVFGILFIPEVNDAFFDAIHGILSGLGVTGNDVPCGLNYYRFWEDTHPVCQSIANQ; this is encoded by the coding sequence ATGACCACCGCCACCTCCCGCCACAGCGACCGGAGGATCAGTCCGGTCTTCCTCGGGATCGTCGCCGTGATGGCGGTGACCGGCTGGGCGGTATGGACGGACTTCTCGGCCAGCGCCGGCCTCGCCGTGTTCCTCTTCGTCACCTCGGCGTGGATCGTCTCGCTCTGTCTGCACGAGTACGCGCACGCCCGCACCGCGCTCCACGGCGGCGACATCTCCATCGGCGCGAAGGGCTACTTGACCCTCAATCCGCTCAAGTACACCCACGCACTGCTGAGCATCGTGCTCCCCGTCGTGTTCGTGATCATGGGCGGCATCGGTCTGCCGGGCGGCGCGGTCTTCATCGAGCGGGGTCGCATCCGCGGACGCTGGAAGCACAGCCTGATCTCGGCCGCCGGGCCCCTGACGAACGCGCTGTTCGCCGCCGTGTGCACCGCGCCGTTCTGGCTGGACGCGCTGGACGGCGTGCCGCCGGTGTTCCGCTTCGCGCTCGCGTTCCTCGCGCTGCTCCAGGTCACGGCCGCGATCCTGAACTTCCTGCCGGTCCCGGGCCTGGACGGCTACGGCGTGATCGAGCCCTGGCTCTCGTACAGGATCCGCCGCCAGGTCGAGCCGATCGCGCCCTTCGGGATGCTCGCCGTCTTCGGCATCCTGTTCATCCCGGAGGTCAACGACGCGTTCTTCGACGCGATCCACGGGATCCTGAGCGGCCTCGGAGTGACGGGGAACGACGTCCCGTGCGGGCTGAACTACTACCGCTTCTGGGAGGACACCCACCCGGTCTGCCAGTCGATCGCGAACCAGTAG
- a CDS encoding PhzF family phenazine biosynthesis protein — protein sequence MTEQLDVRGVRDVLDVLSVFCGGDGRHGNALGVVRDARAYPDQASRQALAAELGFSETVFVDDPERGVVDIYTPGLRLPFAGHPLVGAAWLLDVEAVNPPAGEVWARHDGEFTWITARAEWAPPRRLEQYASAAEIDALPAPPPGEGWLYAWAWQDEAAGRVRARAFPRRDDGIVEDEATGAAALLLTDRLGRALNITQGRGSQILTAPGPDGTIEIGGRVRFAAPAFVSAAAMR from the coding sequence GTGACTGAACAACTCGACGTGCGCGGCGTGCGCGATGTGCTTGACGTGCTGAGCGTCTTCTGCGGCGGCGACGGGCGCCACGGCAATGCCCTCGGTGTCGTACGCGACGCCCGCGCCTACCCCGACCAGGCGTCCCGGCAGGCCCTCGCGGCCGAGCTCGGCTTCAGCGAGACCGTGTTCGTCGACGACCCCGAGCGCGGCGTCGTCGACATCTACACGCCCGGTCTGCGCCTGCCCTTCGCCGGGCACCCGCTCGTCGGGGCCGCGTGGCTGCTCGATGTCGAGGCAGTGAACCCGCCCGCGGGCGAGGTGTGGGCCCGGCACGACGGGGAGTTCACCTGGATCACCGCGCGTGCCGAATGGGCGCCGCCGCGGCGGCTCGAGCAGTACGCCTCGGCGGCCGAGATCGACGCGCTGCCGGCCCCGCCGCCGGGCGAGGGCTGGCTCTACGCCTGGGCCTGGCAGGACGAGGCCGCGGGCCGCGTACGGGCCCGGGCCTTCCCGCGCCGCGACGACGGCATTGTCGAGGACGAGGCGACCGGCGCGGCGGCCCTGCTGCTGACCGACCGTCTCGGCAGGGCCCTGAACATCACTCAGGGCCGGGGATCGCAGATCCTGACGGCCCCCGGCCCCGACGGCACGATCGAGATCGGCGGCCGGGTGCGCTTCGCCGCTCCCGCCTTCGTATCCGCTGCGGCTATGCGCTGA
- the map gene encoding type I methionyl aminopeptidase: protein MSGQSLLVPGELSPTRSVPGNIRRPEYVGKPAPTPYTGPEVQDSDTVERMRIAGRIAAQAMEEAAKHISPGVTTDELDRVAHEFMCDHGAYPSTLGYRGFPKSLCSSVNEVICHGIPDSTVLRDGDIVNLDVTAYINGVHGDNNATYLCGDVDEESRLLVERTRESLNRAIKAVKPGRQVNVIGRVIESYAKRFGYGVVRDFTGHGINSSFHSGLIIPHYDAAHATTVIQPGMTFTIEPMLTLGTHEYDMWDDGWTVVTKDRKRTAQFEHTLVVTESGAEILTLP from the coding sequence ATGTCTGGCCAGTCGCTGCTCGTACCAGGGGAGCTCTCTCCCACCCGCTCCGTCCCCGGAAACATCCGGCGCCCCGAGTACGTCGGGAAGCCCGCGCCCACGCCGTACACCGGGCCGGAAGTCCAGGACTCCGACACCGTCGAGCGGATGCGCATCGCGGGGCGCATCGCCGCGCAGGCGATGGAGGAGGCCGCCAAGCACATCTCGCCCGGCGTGACCACGGACGAACTGGACCGGGTCGCGCACGAGTTCATGTGCGACCACGGCGCCTATCCCTCCACGCTCGGCTACCGCGGCTTCCCCAAGTCCCTGTGCTCCTCCGTCAACGAAGTCATCTGTCACGGCATCCCGGACTCCACCGTCCTGCGTGACGGCGACATCGTGAACCTGGACGTCACCGCGTACATCAACGGTGTGCACGGGGACAACAACGCCACGTACCTCTGCGGCGACGTCGACGAGGAGTCACGGCTGCTGGTGGAGCGGACCCGCGAGTCCCTCAACCGCGCCATCAAGGCGGTCAAGCCGGGCCGCCAGGTCAATGTCATCGGCCGGGTCATCGAGTCGTACGCCAAGCGCTTCGGCTACGGCGTCGTCCGTGACTTCACCGGGCACGGGATCAACTCGTCCTTCCACTCCGGGCTGATCATTCCGCACTACGACGCGGCGCACGCGACCACCGTGATCCAGCCGGGCATGACGTTCACGATCGAGCCGATGCTCACGCTCGGCACGCACGAGTACGACATGTGGGACGACGGCTGGACCGTGGTGACCAAGGACCGCAAGCGGACGGCGCAGTTCGAGCACACGCTGGTGGTGACGGAGAGCGGGGCCGAAATCCTCACGTTGCCCTGA
- a CDS encoding MFS transporter, whose translation MLPDLSPWRSSRDFRLLWIQGLVTYFGSAMAMIALPLQIKDLTGSPLAVGAMGAVELVPLVVFGLYGGALADAVDRRKLILGTEAGLGLLAVILLVNALLPEPMLWPLYVVAAGVSALAGLQRPALDSLMARIVPHDQLTAAAALNALRWQLGAIAGPALAGLVVAYAGHATAYGITIITFVASVLLCLRLAAAPPAHDAEKPSLRSIAEGARYAWSRPVLLGTYAIDLAAMFLAFPNTIFPFLADDLDAEWALGLMYAAGSVGSVVLTLTSGWTSRVRRHGLLVVFGAAGWGAAIAAAGWFGNVWLVLLCLAFAGAGDMLSGLGRSTIWNQTIPEELRGRLAGIEVLSYSVGPQLGQVRAGALAGWTGTRPAIWSGGVACVVSVGLLAAVLPKLLTYDAATDEDAARRRAQKEGAVA comes from the coding sequence ATACTGCCCGACCTGTCTCCGTGGCGGTCGTCCCGCGACTTCCGGCTTCTGTGGATCCAGGGCCTGGTCACCTACTTCGGCAGCGCCATGGCGATGATCGCGCTGCCGCTCCAGATCAAGGACCTCACCGGCTCCCCGCTCGCGGTCGGTGCGATGGGCGCGGTGGAGCTGGTCCCGCTGGTCGTCTTCGGGCTGTACGGCGGGGCGCTCGCCGACGCCGTCGACCGCCGCAAGCTGATCCTCGGCACGGAGGCGGGCCTGGGCCTGCTGGCCGTGATCCTGCTGGTGAACGCGCTGCTTCCGGAGCCGATGCTCTGGCCGCTGTATGTGGTCGCGGCCGGTGTCTCCGCGCTCGCCGGGCTGCAACGCCCGGCGCTGGACTCACTGATGGCACGCATCGTGCCGCACGACCAGCTGACCGCGGCCGCGGCGCTCAACGCCCTGCGCTGGCAGCTGGGGGCGATCGCGGGCCCGGCGCTGGCCGGTCTGGTCGTTGCGTACGCGGGCCATGCGACGGCGTACGGGATCACGATCATCACCTTTGTCGCCTCCGTGCTGCTGTGCCTGCGGCTGGCCGCGGCCCCGCCGGCGCACGACGCGGAGAAGCCGTCGCTGCGGAGCATCGCGGAGGGGGCGCGCTACGCCTGGTCGCGTCCGGTGCTGCTCGGCACGTATGCGATCGACCTGGCCGCGATGTTCCTCGCGTTCCCGAACACGATCTTCCCGTTCCTCGCGGACGATCTGGACGCGGAGTGGGCGCTGGGCCTGATGTACGCGGCGGGGTCGGTCGGCTCGGTGGTGCTGACCCTGACCAGCGGCTGGACGTCACGGGTGCGGCGGCACGGACTGTTGGTGGTCTTCGGCGCTGCGGGCTGGGGCGCGGCGATCGCTGCGGCGGGGTGGTTCGGCAATGTGTGGCTGGTGCTGCTGTGCCTGGCGTTCGCAGGCGCGGGCGACATGCTCAGCGGCCTGGGCCGCTCGACGATCTGGAACCAGACGATCCCGGAGGAGCTGCGCGGCCGGCTGGCGGGCATTGAGGTGCTCTCGTACAGCGTGGGCCCGCAGCTGGGCCAGGTCCGCGCGGGCGCCCTGGCGGGCTGGACGGGCACTCGCCCGGCGATCTGGAGCGGCGGGGTGGCGTGCGTGGTGTCGGTGGGGCTGCTGGCGGCGGTGCTCCCGAAGCTGCTGACGTACGACGCGGCAACGGACGAGGATGCGGCGCGGAGGCGAGCGCAGAAGGAGGGGGCGGTGGCGTGA
- the npdG gene encoding NADPH-dependent F420 reductase, giving the protein MTSTDSAGTAPKAPAKDPWDLPDVSGLVVGVLGGTGPQGKGLAYRLARAGQQVIIGSRSAERAETAAAELGFGVEGADNADCARRSDVVIVAVPWDGHAKTLETLQKELAGKLVVDCVNPLGFDKKGAYALKPEEGSAAEQAAALLPDSRVTAAFHHLSAVLLEDRSIEEIDTDVMVLGEARADTDIVQALAGRIPGMRGVFAGRLRNAHQVESLVANLISVNRRHKAHAGLRVTDV; this is encoded by the coding sequence ATGACTTCTACTGACAGTGCAGGCACCGCGCCGAAGGCCCCGGCCAAGGACCCCTGGGACCTCCCCGACGTCTCCGGCCTGGTCGTCGGCGTCCTGGGCGGGACCGGCCCGCAGGGCAAGGGGCTCGCCTACCGCCTGGCCAGGGCCGGACAGCAGGTGATCATCGGGTCCCGGTCCGCGGAGCGCGCGGAGACCGCGGCCGCGGAGCTGGGGTTCGGCGTCGAGGGCGCCGACAACGCCGACTGCGCGCGACGCAGCGACGTGGTGATCGTGGCGGTTCCGTGGGACGGGCACGCCAAGACCCTCGAGACGCTGCAGAAGGAGCTCGCGGGCAAGCTCGTCGTCGACTGCGTCAACCCGCTCGGCTTCGACAAGAAGGGCGCGTACGCGCTCAAGCCGGAGGAGGGCAGTGCCGCCGAGCAGGCCGCCGCCCTGCTGCCCGACTCGCGGGTGACCGCGGCCTTCCACCACCTGTCCGCCGTGCTGCTGGAGGACAGGTCGATCGAGGAGATCGACACCGATGTGATGGTGCTGGGTGAGGCGCGCGCGGACACCGACATCGTGCAGGCGCTGGCGGGCCGTATCCCGGGCATGCGCGGAGTGTTCGCGGGCCGGCTGCGCAACGCCCACCAGGTGGAGTCGCTGGTCGCCAATCTGATCTCGGTGAACCGTCGCCACAAGGCGCACGCGGGGCTGCGCGTCACCGACGTGTAG
- a CDS encoding heme oxygenase (biliverdin-producing): MDASTGTPFSTLIRVASHEQHTEAETSTFMSDLLGGRLGVDAYARYTEQLWFVYRALEEAAEALKDDPVAGPFIQPELMRTAELERDLTHLRGADWREGLEPLPATAAYAARVAECARSWPAGYVAHHYTRYLGDLSGGQIIRDKAEKTWGFTRKGDGVRFYVFERIANPAAFKRGYRELLDAVHADDLEKQRIIDECKRAFDFNGAVFRELGAEFPLSA; encoded by the coding sequence TTGGATGCCAGCACCGGCACTCCCTTCTCCACGCTCATCCGTGTCGCCTCGCACGAGCAGCACACCGAGGCCGAGACCTCGACCTTCATGAGCGACCTCCTCGGCGGCCGGCTGGGCGTGGACGCGTACGCGCGGTACACCGAGCAGCTGTGGTTCGTGTACCGCGCGCTGGAGGAGGCGGCCGAGGCCCTGAAGGACGATCCGGTCGCCGGGCCGTTCATCCAGCCCGAGCTGATGCGTACGGCAGAGCTGGAGCGGGATCTCACGCATCTGCGCGGCGCGGACTGGCGCGAGGGGCTCGAGCCGCTGCCCGCCACGGCCGCGTACGCCGCCCGGGTCGCCGAGTGCGCCCGCAGCTGGCCCGCGGGGTATGTCGCGCACCACTACACCCGCTACCTCGGGGACCTCTCCGGCGGCCAGATCATCCGCGACAAGGCGGAGAAGACCTGGGGCTTCACGCGCAAGGGCGACGGGGTGCGGTTCTACGTCTTCGAGCGGATCGCCAACCCCGCGGCGTTCAAGCGGGGATACCGCGAGCTGCTGGACGCGGTGCACGCGGACGATCTGGAGAAGCAGCGGATCATCGACGAGTGCAAGCGCGCGTTCGACTTCAACGGCGCGGTGTTCCGGGAGCTCGGGGCCGAGTTCCCGCTCAGCGCATAG
- a CDS encoding HtaA domain-containing protein, producing the protein MAATRRPITLAAAVATAAALGVTAFALPALADGNTPAAPSAPQLELKDGTLDWGIKESFRKYVTGMALGTIEVADGARQAAGNGPFTFTDGKGTYDTGTSATNTAFKGSVLFSSKAHGFDIKVADVKVVTEGKGGSIQADVTLNGKTQEDIALARLDLTNVRPGQGEGGAMVFKDIPSTLTADGAKAFNGMYQEGAALDPATLSVKAVTGGEPSPQPTPTATATPPASPTPPASPTPTAPTHQPSPTTTPTAAPTATATDRPGSEEGAIVDGNLDWGVRKGFREYVTGPIAKGKVELTGSAVDSGDGYRFTGATGSFDAAAKSLVASFEGGVRFLGHQEKGEYVLDLSLTGLEIEVNGTKGTLVADVSTKDRKTKKVSTYKNLGIASLTPPAGGPRAQDGVVKLTGVPAKLTADGVKAFGGMYKKGEQLDALTVAVSFDKDAELPGGTGGSTGGSNGGSADGGTTGGTAGGTVGGSVGGGSLATTGSEVPTAGLLAASAGIAAAGAAVVFAVRRRQGAES; encoded by the coding sequence ATGGCAGCCACCCGCCGCCCCATCACACTCGCCGCCGCTGTCGCCACGGCGGCAGCGCTCGGCGTCACCGCGTTCGCCCTTCCGGCGCTCGCGGACGGCAACACCCCCGCGGCGCCCAGCGCTCCGCAACTGGAGCTGAAGGACGGCACCCTGGACTGGGGCATCAAGGAGTCCTTCCGCAAGTACGTGACAGGGATGGCGCTCGGCACGATCGAGGTCGCCGACGGTGCGCGGCAGGCGGCGGGGAACGGACCGTTCACCTTCACGGACGGCAAGGGCACGTACGACACGGGTACGTCCGCCACCAACACGGCCTTCAAGGGCAGCGTCCTGTTCTCCTCCAAGGCCCACGGCTTCGACATCAAGGTCGCCGATGTGAAGGTGGTGACCGAGGGCAAGGGCGGCAGCATCCAGGCCGATGTCACGCTCAACGGCAAGACCCAGGAAGACATCGCGCTCGCCAGGCTCGACCTGACGAATGTGCGCCCGGGGCAGGGCGAGGGCGGCGCGATGGTCTTCAAGGACATCCCCTCGACGCTGACCGCGGACGGGGCGAAGGCCTTCAACGGCATGTATCAGGAGGGCGCCGCGCTCGACCCGGCGACGCTCTCGGTGAAGGCCGTGACCGGCGGCGAGCCGAGTCCCCAGCCGACTCCGACTGCGACGGCCACCCCGCCCGCGAGCCCCACCCCGCCCGCGAGTCCCACGCCGACCGCTCCCACCCACCAGCCCTCCCCGACGACGACGCCGACCGCGGCCCCGACCGCCACGGCCACCGACAGGCCGGGATCCGAGGAGGGCGCGATCGTCGACGGCAATCTCGACTGGGGTGTGCGGAAGGGCTTCCGCGAGTACGTCACCGGCCCGATAGCCAAAGGCAAGGTCGAACTGACCGGCAGCGCGGTGGACTCCGGCGACGGCTATCGCTTCACCGGGGCCACCGGCTCCTTCGACGCGGCCGCGAAGTCCCTGGTCGCCTCGTTCGAGGGCGGTGTCCGCTTCCTCGGCCACCAGGAGAAGGGCGAGTACGTCCTCGACCTCTCCCTGACCGGCCTCGAGATCGAGGTGAACGGCACCAAGGGCACGCTCGTCGCCGATGTCAGCACCAAGGACCGGAAGACCAAGAAGGTCTCCACGTACAAGAACCTGGGCATCGCCTCCCTGACGCCCCCGGCGGGCGGCCCCCGCGCCCAGGACGGGGTGGTCAAGCTGACCGGCGTCCCGGCGAAGCTCACCGCGGACGGTGTGAAGGCGTTCGGCGGCATGTACAAGAAGGGCGAGCAACTGGACGCGCTCACCGTCGCGGTCTCCTTCGACAAGGATGCCGAACTGCCGGGCGGCACGGGCGGTTCCACGGGCGGCAGCAACGGCGGCTCCGCGGACGGTGGCACCACGGGCGGCACGGCAGGCGGCACCGTCGGTGGCTCGGTCGGCGGCGGTTCGCTGGCCACCACCGGCTCCGAGGTCCCGACGGCCGGGCTCCTGGCCGCGTCGGCGGGCATCGCGGCGGCCGGTGCGGCCGTGGTCTTCGCGGTCCGCCGCCGCCAGGGCGCCGAGTCCTGA